TAATCTCTCGAACGACTTAACGCTATTGACTTCGGGTAAGGCTAGTTTTGATGTTAAGCAGAAAGCAAAACTGAAGTTACATGGTATTTCGATTATTGAAGAAGAAATAACTAAAATCCAGCATAAGAATGGATGGGTCCAACAGGTACAATTAAAAGACGGTCGTGAACTTGCCTTTGATGCTGTTTATGCTGCCATACCTTTCAGGCAACATTCGCTTATTCCTGCTATGTTAGGTTGCGAATTGACCGATCAGGGACATATAAAAACAGACAATTTCCAGAAAACAACAGTCGCGGGTGTTTTTGCCTGTGGAGATAATTCCAGTATGATGCGTTCTGTAGCGAATGCGGTTGCTGCAGGAAACCTAGCTGGAGCAATGGTTAATAAAGAACTTGTTGATGAGGTTTTTTAGTGGCCATATTGATCTGTTTTCCGGCAGTGGTGACACATTGTTAATTCATCAGGAAGTTTTTACAAAAACTTCCTGATGCGTAAATGCTGTCTTTATTAAATTTTTTTGTCCAAATTTTACTGAAATAATAGCTGCCGATAAGATAAACCGACACCAGGAAGTGATCCTTTATGATGGATAATCGTTTTAAAAGTCGACGGTTCCTACTCTACATTTGTTGAATACGTTCGGTCCGACTAGCCGTTTCCCGTCCCCATTCTGCAATAGATTCTAATAGCGGAATAAGCGTCTTGCCGAATGGTGTAAGTTCGTAATCTACTTTCAAAGGAGCTTTTTCGGTATGTACTGTACGCTTTACTAAACCATCAGCCTCAAGTTCCTTTAATTGTAAGCTTAATGTACGCTCGGTAATTAATGCACATTCTTTTCTTAATTCATTATAACGTTTTTTTTCAATTAGATGAATCAAAATTACTGCTTTCCATTTTCCGCCTATGTATTTCATAGTTAGGCTGGTACTGCATGGGTATTGTTTGTTGTCTATCAAATACATCTGTTACTATCAAGTTTGACCGTTATTGCAAATATATAATACTATATTTAAGTTTGCAACTATAAAATATATAGTTAATTTAATCTTGTATGTTATGGCTTTTTTAGAAACTGCAAAGCAACGTTACACAACGAAAAAGTATAATTCAGAAGCGCTAATTCCGGAGGAGAAAATCGCTGAATTAAAGGAAATAATCCGATTGAGTCCATCTTCCATCAATAGCCAGCCATGGAAATTCTTCTTTGTCTCTTCTGGGGAGATGAAACAAAAACTCGCTGCCGCATCCTATTGGAACGCACAGAAGATAAATGAGGCAAGCCATCTGGTTGTCTTTAGCGCACTTACCGATGTAGATCGCTTTGAAGAGCAGATCGCAAACACGCTTCCAGAGGGATCGATTAATTACTATAAGCAATTTTTGCAGTCGAAAGGGGAGTTCCATGTTCAATCCTGGATGAAGCAACAGGTGTATCTTTCTTTGGGATTTTTCCTTGCAGCCTGTGCTGCAAATCATATTGACGCAACCCCAATGGAAGGAATTGAAAATTCCGTCTACGATGAAATACTGGAACTCGATGGCTATCAGACGCTGTTTGCAGTTGCTATTGGCTATCGACATGTGGAGGATGCAAATCAGCCTGCAATTACCGCAAAATCACGTTTGACAATTGCAGATATAATTGAAGAGTTCTAGGTAAAAAAAGATGAAACCAATAGTGGTTTCATCTTTTTTACATTAGTTTAAACTTATCTTTTTGCCCTGTTCGGGGAAAACATAATTTATTTTAAGTGGATTATTGTTGAGCAATTCGTTTTTAATGATTTCAGGGTTGTTACCAGTTGGTTTTCGGTGTGTGACTACTATGCTTAGCCCTTCCAAGTTTTTTAGTCCCGTTTTTTCTTTGAGCTTTACGAGTTCTTCTAGCAGCAAATTGGGGGTTAGGTGACCGAAGAGTAAATTTTCTGGCTGATTATTTGGGAAGGAGACTTCAATCAATATGCTGTTTAATTGTTTATTTTTGATCAGAGGGGTCATCTTATTCCAGAGCTTATCTAGCTGATCGGATTTTTCCACCCGGTCCGCGCCAGTATCGCCGAGGTAAAGGAGGTAGTGATTATCATGGCGGACAAGTGCTGCACTACTTTTATATGGATTTACATGGCTCAGCTCATATGCCGTCAAAGATAATGCTGTATTTGGTACTTGCATTTCCAGCCCCTCCTGTAAACTGTTGTAATGATACTTTCCTAGTATGGGTTTTTGGCCCTGATCCCCAAAATTGATCCAGGTATCCGTGATGAAATAGTGATTTTGTAGAATTTGAAGGACCGGATCAATAGCGAAAATGTTCTTTTTGCTATCGGCAGGAGAATTAATAATAAGACCCGATAGATGATCGAGATGTCCATGGGAAATGAAATATCCCTTTATTTGGTTATGCAAAATTGTTTCGACCGATCCATTTAGACTTTTCAACACAATAGCTTTTCTAATCCCCGTATTTATGGTTCCGGCGTCGAGGCAAAGGAAGGCCGTATCTCTTGGAGTGCCTACTAAATAAGCAGAAAGATTGTCTTCTTGTTCGCCACCATATATTCCCAGCGGGACAAGGTCAAAATGCTGTGCCTGACAGGTCATGGTCACAAGAAATGTAAAAATGGAAAGCGCTAGTTTTTTCATGATTATTAAACTAAAAACCCATCCGTTGTTATAGGATGGGTTCAAATTTACGTTATTTTTTGTTTATTGGTTGAATCGGTAACGTACACCCAGCTGAATTCTCCAGCGTGAAGTTTCATCCACACTGTTCGAGAAAGTGTTGGTTAAAGGAATCTGATTTGTTGCATCTAAATACGGGAATGAGAATGTTGGTTGTCCCTGCGCATTCAATCCTTTGTAATTTAAGATACCGTTCGCTTTGTTGGCAAATTGGGCAACTCCCCAGCTTTTGTTGATCATATTACCGAAATTAAATACATCAAAAGTAATCTGCAATTGATGTTTCTTACCGCTGGTATTTAAAAATACATCTTGCGCGATGCGGATATCCAGTGTTCCGATCATTTTTCCTACCAATGCGTTACGTTTCGCGTATTGGCCTCTGTGCGCGTTCAGGTAATTGTCCTGATTAATGTATCCGTTCAATTGAGACCATAATTGATCAGCTGTCCGAGTGTCTTGCACATTGTCGCCAACAAGTGCAATTTCAGCTTTACTATTTGGAATGTAGATCAAGTCATTACCAGACAAACCATCATTGTTCAGGTCACCGCCATAAGTATAAGAGTAGCGAGGCCCGTCCTGCAGTTGATAAAATAAGGAGAATGTCGTTCCTAAATGATCCAGGTATTCTTTACGGTAAGAGAAGTTGGCAATAAATCTATTTTTAACCAAATAAGTTGAATAAGATAGGTCAGCGCTATTTGGATTACCCGACACATAGCGATCACGCCACATGGATTGAGCAATAGATCCTCCATCGTTCACAGATCTTGAATCTGTATAGGTATAACCGATATTTGCAAAAAATCCACCTTTGAACTCTTTCGACAATGTTCCTGTCAAGGTATAACTATAACCTTTTGATGTATTGGACATCACAATGGCGTCGGAAATATTCGGATTTTCGGGAGTAGGTTGAGCAGCACCATAAATACGTGGAGTATTGTAACGCATACGGTTATCGGCACCAACTAAAGCTTTACCGTCCGTCGTATTTAGATTGACGTTACGGAAATAGACCGAATTGATATCTTTTGAATACATGGCTTCAAAAGTACCAATAACACCGCCTGGTAATTTTTGGTCAATGGCAAGGTTCGTTCTCCAAAGCTGCATAAATTTGAAGTTATTATCCGTTACCGCCAAGTTATAACTCGAGTTGTTGGCTGCAGTTTGGTGGTTCACATTGCGATAAGCATCTACATCAGGTGTAAATGGGCGGTTTGTAGGATTATTAATAGATTCAGAACCAAACATAACACCATTATTGCCGGCCTGATTAGAAATCCATACTAATGGCGGACGACCCGTAAAGATTCCCGATCCACCACGTACCTGCGTTTGATTTGTTCCATTGACATTCCAATTAAATCCAATTCGTGGCGACCAAAGAATTGCACTCTTTGGATATTTTGATACATCGATCTTTTCACCTTGATCAAAATTCAACTTGGTTACATTATCATTTTTCAGTTCATTGGGGGATGATATGTTAGTCAAATCGGCTCTCAATCCAGCAGTCAATTTAAAATGATCATTTACAGCATAGGTATCCTGTGCATATAGACCAAACATACGTGCTGAAATTTCTGCATAAGGAAATGACCCATCAGGTAAAACAGAATATTGGATTTGGTATTTGGTTGCGTTGGAAACATTATTTTTTGCAGAGTTGTAGAAGTCATCTAAACTGGCAAATGTATAGGCTCCATAATAGTTCGGTGCAAATCCATTGGTGGTTTTGTAATTTTCAAAATTGGCTCCCAAGGTAATCTCATGCTTTCCGGCATAAATATTAAAGTTGTTGGTTGCTTGAAATACCTTCGTCTTTAAGCTATTAAATGCTGTAAATGGTTCGTAACCAAATGCTGTCATGCTACTACCGTCGGGGTTCATGATGTCTACCAAAGGAAATGGTTGGCCACCTTTCGACTCTCTATAGTCGTTCATGACATTGTATCCTACGGTCAATGAATTAGAATATTTGCTACTGATACGCGTACGTAATTCTAAATTCACATTGTCCATGTTGTTGTTTATACCGTAGCCTGCTGAGCTGAAAGGTAGGCCAAGGTTGGACGGTTGCCGATTATTTTTGGGCGCACCACTATTGGACGGTAAGATGTCGCGATAGGAACGAAAGTAGAAATATTTAGCGCTTAAGGTATTTTTTTGATCGATATTGTAATCTAATTTAACGGAAAATTTGTCACTGCGTGTATCCAAAGGATAATCTTGATAAGATCCAGGATTATACCCGATCGATTTAAGGTAGTTGGCTAGCTCATCAAGTTTCTCCGCAGATACGGTTGAAACATTCGGCCCCGTATTTCCTCCGCGTGAAGCTATAAAATTTGTTCCTGGGTCTGTTCTTCGCTCAAGCTCGCCGCTTGCAAAAAAGAATAGCTTGTTTTTGATAATTGGTCCCCCCACGGTAAAACCATAGCCTTTTAAGCTGAAGTTGTTGACTGGTGCTCTTAGTCCGGCCGAATTGTATTTGTTGACTAAATTCTGATTTCTGAAATAATAATTTAACGAACCTTGTACTTCGTTGGTACCACTTCTTGTTACGGCATTGATTGCAGCACCGGTAAAACCATTTTGTCTTACGTCATAAGGAGCAATGTTTACTGAAATCTCCTCAAAGGCATCCATATTGATAGGTTGCGAGTTTGTTTGGCTTCCGATGGTTCCTTGTAGTCCAAACGCGTTGTTAAATAGCGCGCCATCGATGGTAAAGTTATTGGCAAGGTTGCTTCTTCCTGCAAAAGAAGGATTACCGTACTGCATCGAAAATTGAGGGGTCAGTTTGACAAAGTCTGTAAAGCTTCGATTGAGTGTGGGTAGATTTTGAATCGCTGTGCGGGAAATGTTTTGTGCCGCACCTGTTCGGCCGGAGTTGAAGACTTTGCCCTGTCTCGTACCTACAACGACAGCTTCATCCAATACTTGCGATGCGGACTGCATCTGAATATCTAATGTTGAGCTTTGTCCCAAAGCCAGTTTCTCGATCTGCTTGATATTGGGTGAATGCCCAAGATAAGTTACAGTGATTTGATAAGGGCCACCAATTCTCATATTGGGGAGATTATAGCGTCCATCACTTCGCGATGAAGTAACGTACTTTGTCCCAGAAGGTAAATGTATGGCTTCAATTGTCGCCCCATTGATTGGCGAATTTCCCTCTCTGACGGTTCCATTCAGAGCAGAGGTGGTTTCATTTTGCGCATAGGTAAGTGAGGTACCGATTGTGCTTAGCAAAATGCTGGTAATCAAATGTTTTCTCATTTGTTTTGTAGCTGTTTAAATGACTAGGTGATTTTTAAACCGCGATAAAGGTAGGAGAGTAGTATTGATTTTGTGTTAAGTAAATATTATTTAACGGTTTCCACTGTCGTAGGTATAAACCGTTTTTTATTATTGATAATTCAGTCCAATCTTGCTTGCGGCTATTTTTTAATTTTGATTATGTTTACGTTTTTTCTTTTGTTGTTTAGTATATTCAAACCTATCTAACCGGATTGGATTTTATCGTTACTTATGACCATAAATTTTAAAAACATAGATTATTTGAAGTCTGGAAACGACGTGCAGAAAAAAGCCTATCGGTTATTGACTGACTATCAAATTACTACTCTTCTTGATGCTTATGATCCGATTGTAGTTGGTACGATACCGATTCAGCTAGATGTGGGTGGGAGTGATATAGACATTATTCTTTGTGTCGACGATTTTGATGCTCTTGAAGAAATGCTGTCTCTTAATTTTTCGAAACATGCACATTTTCGGTTACAGCGGCCGGCCGATCGTGTAATCATCTGCCGTTTCACGATTGAAGAGCAGCTTTTTGAAATTTATGCAACGGATAAAGCAACTGAAATTCAGAGTGGATACTTACATATGCTTAAAGAGCATGAAATTATTCAATTGAGGGGTGGAGAATTCGCTGAACAGGTCAGACAGCTCAAGAGGAGTGGGATAAAAACTGAGCCTGCATTTTGTCAGCTATTGGGAATTGAAGGCGATGCATATACAGAACTTCTAAAGTATAATCCAGCAGATAACACGATGAACTATGAATGATTTTAATCTATAATAGAATGAATCCCCTAGTTGAACAGTTCAAAAAATATGGCTATCTCAATGAAGCAATTGAGAAAGCGGTAGAAAATAGAACGCGTTATTTCTTTAAGAAAAAGGGCGAGCATTTTTTGAGAGAAGGGCAGCATTTATCCAGCTATTTTGTTTTAAGTACAGGATTACTACGAGCTTATTTTTTTAAAAACGGACGTGAAATGAACAGCTGGTTTGGTGAGGAAAACCAGATTTTTGGATCGATTTTACCCGTTTATACTGAAAAACCCTCTTTTGAAAATATTCAGCTTCTTGAAGATTCCGAGATCTATGCTATTTCTGTAGACGATTTAAATGAATTGTATAGAATTTATCCTGAACTAAATCTTATCGGTCGGAAGATTGCCGAGGAGGTTTGTATTATTCTTGAAGAACGGATTATGTCGCTGCATACCGAATCTGCAGTAGAACGATATCAATCGCTCATACGCTTACAGCCAAATTTGTTAAATAGAATTAATCTCGGTCATATTGCATCATATTTGGGGATTACACAAGAAACACTTAGTCGGATCCGGCGATAAGGTACGATTTTGATATAAGTCAAAAAATGCCCCTCATTTAGCGATTATCTTTGCTGTAGAAATTTAAACTATTGAAAATGAATTGGATTGCATTGATCATCGCTGGCATTTTTGAAATTGGCTGGCCGCTCGGATTAAAAATGGCTCAACAGCCAGATTCAAATAAATTGGCTTGGATCATATTGGCTATTGTTTCTATGAGCATTAGTGGAGGATTATTGTTTTACGCTCAAAAGGCAATTCCTATCGGTACAGCTTATGCCGTATGGACAGGTTTGGGAGCTGTGGGAACATTGATTGTTGGAATCTTTTTTTTCGGAGATTCTGCCAATATATTTAGGCTCCTTTCAGCAACATTGATCGTCGCTGGAATTATCGGTTTAAAAATATTCTAAAAAGCCACAGGAAATGCTATTTATGTTAGGGAAGATTTAAATAAATTATAAAGGTGAGCTCAATTTGCTTGACTAGAATGTTCAAAGTCGTTTGAAACGCACTTTTTTAATCAAAACTCCTTATAAAAGAGTAGGTTGGGATGATTTTTGCTTGATAATCAAATTATGAGGCAAGAACTAGCAGAAAAAATAGAATTGTATAGTAAAAGGTACGGTCTATTTATGCGGCCGGAGTATGTTAGCTTTGCTCGGGACAAGACTTTTGCTTCGCAATGAATGTCTCCGTGAAGGTGATATAAAAGCGTACCAAGACTATATTGCTTCGCATTATCCGGAAGATCTTCCCTGGGAAATGAAACAATATCAGGAAACGACCAAAGCATTGGAACGAATGAGTAAGGAAATGGCAATTGCTTGGGTGAATACGCATCAAATCAATATTTTCGAATCCGATATTTTTATCGATGATGAAGATTCAATTTTGCGCCCTATTCAGTCAAAGGATGAAGATATGTTTCGCTATAATTTTAATGCGTTGGAAGAACTCATCTACAATCACCAAAGACCAGAAGATCTATTTCGGGGGAATAGGGATTGTTTTTGGATAGATACAAGAATTGAATGGCGGTAGTAATACTTCTTGCGATATTTTTTATAATCGAGACGCTAAAACAATTTTTTGTTTTAGCGTCCAAGTCCTTCGCATATCTGAAGGACTTTTTTTATAAAAGCTTTATTTTTAGATTTCTAAACGATACGCCTCTCGACCAATCCTGCAGTGCTAATTTCCCATTGATATGCTTACCAAACTCCGGATAATCTTTGAAATTACTATGCTTTACTAAATCTTTCCATTTAGCTGAATTAAAATCCATTTCAGCGGTGATTTTTCCATTTAGGAAGAATGTAATTTTTCCATCTTTCTGAACGATACTGGATTCATTCCAATCATCTTGCGTTTTAATGTTGACAAAGTTTTGTTGCGGTAGAAATGTATAAAGACAGCCCGAACGCTTTAGCGGTTTATCAAAATCAGGATGGGAATCTGCCAACAGTTGGTACTCCGGTCCAGAATGGTAGGTCGCATTAATATCGGGTCTTTCCTGTACGTTGACAAAAACGCCACTATTTCCCTCTTTTTCCAGCTTCCATTCAAACTTAAACTCATAATTTTTATACGCTTTGTCCGATACCAAGTCGTATTTTTGGCTTTCACTGTTTGGGTCACAGTAAATTGTTCCATTTTTTACAATCCAGGCCGTAGGCGCATTTTTGCTATTATTGTACGTATGCCAATTGTTGAGCGTGCTACCATCAAATAAAAGTTGCCAGCCATTACGTTGCTCTTCTTCTGTCAATGTATTGGGACTGCTTTTTTCATTTTGACAGGAGAGTAAAATACAGCCCAGAAAGACCCATAAGGTGATTTTTTTGAAAAGGTTTAAGTTTATCATTGTTTTTATTTTTATAAGTGTCTTTTTAATACGTTTTCCCAACCAATATGTATTCCCTAAAATAATTTTTAATGTGAACTTTTGGAGACAATTTCATATTCCTTTGCAAATTTGTTACATAGTGCTTCTGCTAATACTTATCCCGAGGTTCACATATTCTCCCATTCATTCATGAATTTTTAAAATGTGCTGGCCCATCATTTTAAAAGATAAATCGGCTCAAGCCGTCTATACTTTTTTGGTCACCTTTCAAGCATAGATGACAAGGTACACATTATAATGATTTGATCACATTTTCAGCATAGTCATTCTCATTTTGATAAAATAACCTTATCAAAATGATAGGATTCTCCAATTCTATTTTGTCACTTATTTTTTTATATCATCTGATTAATAGCGTTTTATGATGTTTTTCGGTACAGTGGAACAGGATTTGGCTTATGGGGACAAATGAATGTAAATATGAAAACAGGACGGAAAAGAAAAGTATGTGGTAAGAGTCCGCCGAGGGGGACGATCGGCAAAGCTACTAGCATTAAATTCAAGTTTAAAAAATGAAATCGCAAGTCACTAATAAAGTTTAACAATGGTAATAACAATCATACTCATCATAACTGGACTATTTTTCTTCTGGTTATTCTATAAAATGGTCGACTTTTTCGGCAAAATATAAAATAAATAATATGAAAGAGAAGCAAGAAAATAAAGGCAGAGGTTCCGCTCATAATGTGTCGGGCGACCGTATAGCGAAGGTCATCGTAGTATTATTGATTATTGCAATGATTTTTCAACTCTATATCGGGTAGATTTTGATACATAGTTTTACGAACAACATGAAAAAATTAAATCAATACGGTGCAGGTCTGTATATGGCGCTCCATTACAAAGAAATCCGATCAGAGATTAGTTTCCTATTACGGAAGCACAATTTTGCAGGAGCTTTACAGGCTGTTATTAATCATCTTCGGAGCTTAATAGTACTGCAAAGCACGGACAAAATCTGCCAGCATATTCATTTTCTCGGAATGATTTATGGACGAGGAAACAATTATGTAAAATACATTTTGGAAAATCTTTTTGTTAGATCTTTAGGAGGTCTTCGACGTATAAGTTCGGTCAATGCATGGGCAGAAATCGAAGCCCAGCTACCAACACCATTTTTAGAGGTCCTCAAAGGACAACAAATCCATAACCTTCTAAAATCAAAGTAAATGACAGCTTTATTTATTGTAGCACTACTGGTTTTTACATACATCTGTTATGTACTCTTAAGGCCAGAAAAATTTTAATAACAAGATTACTCATTCGTCATTGTCAGCGATGAAACTGCGCTTTCAGTCAGTCCTTTTGGCATTACGAAGTCAAAAGAAGGGCTTAAAGTTAGCTGACGATTGATCATGATACACTTTTTATACAAATCAATTAAAGAAATGAATACAGAGATTCTTGGAATCATAGTGATGTTCATCGTAACATTACTACTCGGACTTCCCCTCGGGAAATATATAGCTAAGGTATATGGTAACGAAAAGACCTGGTTAGATCCATTGTTTCAACCATTGGAACGTTTTTTTTATCGAGTGACAGGAATTAATCCCAATGTTCAGATGACTTGGCAACAGCACCTCGTTGCTCTTCTGACAATTAATCTAGTGTGGTTCCTGTTGAGTATGGCTATCCTGATGAATATGGGAAGTTTGCCTTTAAATCCAGATGGAAATCCTGGAATGACTGCTGATTTGGCTTTTAATACCAGTATATCCTTTTTGGTTAACTGTAATCTCCAACACTATTCTGGGGAGTCGGGCGTGAGTTATCTAGGACAAATTTGGCTCATGTTTCTCCAATTCGTGACTGCAGGCGTGGGAATGGCTGCTGCAGTGGTTATTTTTAAAGCTTTTAGGGATAAAACAACAACGCAATTGGGCAATTTTTACGATTTCTTTGTGAAATCTTGCACCCGCATTTTACTCCCTATCTCGGTCCTGGTTGCTGCCATTTTCGTGTTCCAAGGCATGCCGATGACATTCGAAGGTAAGGACAGTATGATTACAGTTACTGGAGATACCGTACAGGTAAGTCGAGGACCAGTAGCTGCCTTTGTTCCAATTAAACATCTGGGAACAAATGGAGGTGGTTTTTTTGGTGCGAACAGTGCGCATCCATTCGAAAATCCCAATTATTTGACCAACATGGTGGAAATGATTGCCCAGTTTATTATCCCGATGGCGATGATATTTGCATTCGGCTTTTTTATTCGCAAGCGTAAATTTTCATGGATGATGTTTGGCGTGATGACCATTGGGTTTATCATCCTGACGATTCCAAATATAAAAATGGAAATGGCTGGAAATCCAGCGATCGCACAGATGGGTATTGATACGTCTATGGGGGCTATGGAGGGAAAGGAAGTACGTATTGGTGCCGCAGCATCCGGCTTTTGGAGTATTGTCACAACGATGATTTCGACGGGATCAGTCAATTCTATGCATGATAGTTACATGCCCTTATCTGGTATGAACGAACTGATAGCCATGATGGTGAATGCCTTTTATGGCGGTGTGGGCGCGGGGATACTCAATTTCTTCATTTTTATTATACTCGCCGTTTTCATTAGTGGCTTGATGGTGGGGCGCACACCAGAGTTTATGGGTAAGAAAGTTGAAGCGCGCGAAATGAAAATCGCTATGATTGTTGCTCTTGCCCATCCTTTTCTAATCCTTGTCGGTACAGCACTTGCGACAGCATTTCCAGCCCAAGGTGCTTCTACATTGAATAACCCTGGATTCCATGGTTTTAGTGAAATATTGTACGAATATACTTCATCCGCAGCCAACAATGGTAGTGGTTTTGAAGGTCTTGGAGATAATACCATTTGGTGGAACATTTCGACAGGTATCGTATTGTTACTCGGCCGATTTATACCGATTATAGGCCCAATTGCTATTGCTGGGTTATTGGCTGAGAAGAAATTTATACCTGAAGGCGAGGGAACGCTAAAAACTGATACAAGTACATTCGGTTTAATGGTATTCGCTGTGATCGCGATTATTGCAGCACTCTCTTTCTTCCCTGCGTTGGCACTGGGTCCAATTGCGGAATATTTTTCCATGTAATACGTAAAAATTAAAGAATTCTAAAAATGAGCAGTCAACAAACATTGTTTCAGAAAGAGCTTGTACAACAAGCGTTAAAGCAATCTTTCGTGAAGCTAAATCCTAAAATAATGTTCCGTAATCCAGTGATGTTTACCGTGGAAATCGGGACGTTGATTATGGCCGTGGTTTGTCTTTGGATAATGACCGGAGAAAAATCACAAGGTACACTTGGTTATAATTTTACAGTATTTCTTATCCTATTTTTAACCTTGCTGTTTGGCAATTTTGCGGAGGCAATTGCCGAAGCCCGCGGAAAGGCGCAAGCAGATAGTCTTCGGAAAACTCGGGAGGAAACTCCTGCAACCCTGCGCGATGGTCGGGTCGTTTCATCCGCTCAATTGAAAAAAAATGATGTTTTTGTTTGTCAGGCTGGTGATGTAATTCCATTGGATGGGGAAATTA
The genomic region above belongs to Sphingobacterium zeae and contains:
- the kdpA gene encoding potassium-transporting ATPase subunit KdpA; the encoded protein is MNTEILGIIVMFIVTLLLGLPLGKYIAKVYGNEKTWLDPLFQPLERFFYRVTGINPNVQMTWQQHLVALLTINLVWFLLSMAILMNMGSLPLNPDGNPGMTADLAFNTSISFLVNCNLQHYSGESGVSYLGQIWLMFLQFVTAGVGMAAAVVIFKAFRDKTTTQLGNFYDFFVKSCTRILLPISVLVAAIFVFQGMPMTFEGKDSMITVTGDTVQVSRGPVAAFVPIKHLGTNGGGFFGANSAHPFENPNYLTNMVEMIAQFIIPMAMIFAFGFFIRKRKFSWMMFGVMTIGFIILTIPNIKMEMAGNPAIAQMGIDTSMGAMEGKEVRIGAAASGFWSIVTTMISTGSVNSMHDSYMPLSGMNELIAMMVNAFYGGVGAGILNFFIFIILAVFISGLMVGRTPEFMGKKVEAREMKIAMIVALAHPFLILVGTALATAFPAQGASTLNNPGFHGFSEILYEYTSSAANNGSGFEGLGDNTIWWNISTGIVLLLGRFIPIIGPIAIAGLLAEKKFIPEGEGTLKTDTSTFGLMVFAVIAIIAALSFFPALALGPIAEYFSM